A segment of the Chloroflexota bacterium genome:
GCTGAAACGCCGGAGCAGGCTCGACTGCTCGAACTCGACAGCCCCTTCCTGACCGACGCCCAGTTGGCCGCCCTCAAAGCCGATCCTGAACTCAAGGCGGTGACTCTCTCAACGCTGTTCCGGGCGGCAGAGGGCGCGCCCGGGTTGCAGTTGGCGCTCGACCGGCTGTGCGCCGAAGCCGAACAGGCGGCGCGGGCCGGGGCGCAAGCCATCGTCCTGAGCGACCGGGGCGTGGACGCCGAACACACTTTCATCCCATCGCTCCTCGCTCTCGGCGCGGTTCATCATCATCTTTTGCGGAGTGATTTGCGGGTGCAGGTAGATTTAGTAGTCGAAAGCGGCGAGCCGCGCGAGGTGCATCACTTTGCGGCACTCGTCGGTTATAGCGCGGCGGCCATCAACCCTTACCTGGTGTTGGCGGCCGCCGCCGGGTCGGGCCGGGATCAGGTGTCCCCCGAAGAGGCGGCGGCACGTTATCTTCATGCCGCCGAGCGCGGTCTGTTGAAGATCATGTCCAAGATGGGCATCAGCACCGTAGATGCTTATTGCGGCGCGCAGATTTTTGAGGTCATCGGCTTGAGTAGTGAAGTAGTAGACGTTTATTTTGTCGGGACGGCCTCACACCTGGAAGGCCTCGGCCTGGACGGAATCGCCGACATCGTGCTGGCCTGGCATCGGGCCGCGTTTGGCGTAGACCGGCCTTCCCTCGACAGCCCCGGCTTCTACAAATTCAAGCGCAACGGCGAACAGCACGCTTTCAGCCCGGCGGTTGTCCATGCCTTGCGCGATGCGGTGCGCACCCCCGGCGCGCTCAACGGCCACTGGGCCGAAGGGCACTCGGCTTACAAACGCTACAGCAAGCTCCAACACTCGCGAGCGCCGGTAGACGTGCGCGACCTGCTGGACTTTCACACCAATTACCAATTACCAATTACTACCGATCAGGTGGAGTCCATTCCCACGATCATCCGCCGCTTCTCCACCGCCGCCATGTCGCACGGCGCGCTCTCGAAAGAGGCGCACGAGACCATGGCGATTGCCATGAACCGCCTCGGCGCGTGGAGCAACTCCGGCGAGGGCGGCGAAGACCCGGCGCGTTACTACGGCGAGAGCAACGACCGCATCAAGCAAGTGGCCTCGGCCCGCTTTGGCGTCACCCCGGCCTATCTCGTTTCGGCAGACGAATTGCAGATCAAAATGGCGCAAGGCTCCAAGCCCGGCGAGGGCGGGCAATTGCCGGGCCACAAAGTCACCGCCGAGATCGCCGCCATCCGTCACGCCACGCCCGGCGTGACGCTCATCTCGCCGCCGCCGCACCACGACATTTACAGCATCGAAGACCTGGCGCAGTTGATCTACGACTTGCGGCAGATCAACCCGCGGGCGATCATCTCGGTCAAACTGGTGGCGCAGGCGGGAGTTGGCACGATCGCGGCGGGTGTGGCAAAGGCGGGCGCGGACGCGATCCTCATCAGCGGCAGTTCCGGCGGCACCGGCGCGTCGCCGTTGAGCAGTATCAAATATGCGGGCATCCCCTGGGAACTTGGGCTGGCCGAGACGCAGTACGTTCTGATCGAGAACGGCTTGCGCGAGCGCGTTCGTTTACGAGCCGACGGCGGCCTGCGCACCGGGCGCGATGTGGTCGTGGCCGCCCTGCTCGGCGCGGACGAATACTCTTTCGGCACGGCGGCGGTGGTGGCCGAAGGTTGCCTCATGGCCCGCGCCTGCCACCTCAACACCTGCCCGGCCGGAATCGCCACCCAACGCCCGGAACTGCGGGCCAAGTTCGACGGCACGCCCGAACAAATCATGGCCTTCTTCATGCACGCCGCTGAAGAAGTGCGTGAGATTCTGGCGAGCCTCGGGCTGGAGTCGCTCGACGAAGCGATTGGCCGGGTGGAATTGTTGAAGCAGATGGCCGCTCCGCGTGAGCGGCCTCTGGACCTCAGCCGCCTCTTGCTCGCGCCGCCGGGTGATGGCTCCCGGCGTTACACGGGTGAGCCGAATCGCGTTCCTTCGGACTCGCCGCTCAACGAGCAACTTCTGGCAGATTGCGAGCAACACTCAATCCTTGACCACCCCTGGCGGCCTCTGCGCCGGGAAAGTTTTGTGTACCACATCACCAACCGCGACCGCGCCTTTGGGGCGCGGCTGGCCGGCGAGATTGCCATGCGCTACGGCGACGCCGGCCTGCCTGAGGGCACGATCAAAGTCACGCTCCGGGGCAGTGCCGGGCAATCGTTCGGCGCATTTGGCGTGCCGGGGCTAAATCTAACATTGATGGGCGAAGCGAACGACGACGTGGGCAAGGGTCTGGCTGGAGGGAGGATCGTTATCAAACAGACTTCCGAAGTCTCGCCGGTCTTTGGCGCTTCGGAAGTCTGGGGTTCGGAAGTCTGGGCGGAATCCCCCGTGCTTGCCGGGAACACGGTGCTATATGGCGCAACCGGCGGCGAAGTCTTCATCGCCGGGCGGGCCGGTGAACGATTCGCCGTCCGCAACAGCGGCGCGACGGCGATTGTCGAAGGCGTGGGCGACCACGGCTGTGAGTATATGACCGGCGGGCTTGCCATCATCTTAGGCTCCATTGGCTACAACTTCGCGGCGGGGATGACGGGCGGCGTCGCCTTTTTGCTCGACGAGGACGGGCGAGCGCCAGCGCGAATCAACGGGCAGTTGGTTCAGGTCGAAGCGCCCAGCGACGAAGACCTGGAAATGTTGCGAGTCTGGATCGCCCAACATGCGCAACTGGCCGCCAGCAACAAGGCTCAAGCGTTGCTGGACAATTGGGCAGAGGCGTCGAAGCAGTTCTTGAAGGTCGCCCCAAAAGATCAACCGGCGGCTGGCCTCATTCCGGTAATATCGCCTGGGTTGGCTGTGCCTGTGCCGGGATAAGGCAGTAACCCCATCTAAAGTATACGTTGCCCAAAAAGGGACGTTGCCAACTCCACTCCAAGTTTAGCCGTCCGGTTGCGGTCATCCAGAACAGGGTTGACTTCGACGATGTCGAGCGAAGAAACTTTGCCAGAGTCGGAGAGGATTTCCATGAGCAAGTGGGCTTCGCGGTAGGTGAGGCCGCCAGGAACGGGCGTGCCAACGCCGGGCGCTTCGTTCGGGTCGAGAGAGTCCATATCGAGGCTGATGTGGAGTTTGTTCATCCGGCCCAGGCGTTCCAGCGCCTGGCGGGCCGCCGCCGCCATTCCCATTTCGTCAATGTCGCGCATGGTGATCACTAGAATACCTGACTCGCGCAAAGCGACCCGCTCCTGAGCATCAAGGTCGCGCGCGCCAATGATGACGGCCTCCGAGGGTTTGAGTTTTGCGCCGGGGCGGCCAATGTCGGTCAGTTCTGCCGGGCCGCGCCCCAACAACGCCGCCAGGGCCATGCCATGCACGTTGCCTGACGGGGTTATATCGGGCGTGTTGAAATCGCCGTGAGCATCTACCCAGATCACGCCCACATTTTCGCCATGCGTGTCCATCGCCGACACCGTGCCGATGCTGATCGAATGGTCGCCGCCGAGAAAGACGGCAGTCTCGTGCTGTTCGAGGCAGGCCAGAGCGTTGGCGTAAACGTCGCGGCACACGCTGGCGATGCTGTGCAAGTGGCGGGCGCGCGAGTTGTCGGGTGGCTCGTTTTCGGGCAAGGGCACGATGAGGTTGCCATTGTCGGTGATGGTGTGGCCGATCTTGCGAAGCTGATCGTTCAGTCCGGCATAGCGCAGGGCGCTGGGGCCCATGTCTACTCCGCGCCGCCGCTGGCCTAAATCCATAGGAACGCCGAAGATGCGGATGTTTCGCATGATGGGTAGTCAGGTGGTCGAGTGGTCAGGTAGTTTGGTGGTCATCGTGCATGAAGATTTGACTACTCGACTACAAGACAACGCGACTACTCGACTTTAGTCAGCCTTCCAATCAAGTTGTAGAAAATCAAAAAGTTCGGAATCTGAGGCACGCCGGCGGTGGCCCAGTTGAACCAGCCGCCTTCTTTTTTCACCGAGATCGTGCCTCGATGAATCTTGATTCCTTTGATCTCGTCCCAGCGCAGTGATTTGTTGCCAGAGTAGATGCCGTTGGGGTCAATGGCGAGCGGGCCAAAGGTAAGACGCTGGCCCTGTTGCAAAGCCTGGAGGTAGCGGGGGAAAAGGGCGGTGGCCGAGCCGCTGATGATGGCGTTGCCCAGGTCTTCAATCTTTTTGAATTTGTTGTCCAGCACGATCCGCTGTTTGTCTTTGGTCTGGACGGTGTAGAGGTAAGTGGTGCCGGTGTAGATGCCGTTGCGATAGTGTTTGGTGATGTTTTGCCAGACGGCGTCAATATTATCCCAGCGCACTTGTTTGAAGCCGTTGCGATCGTTGTAGGCAAAGCCGTTGTCGTAAAGCGCCGCCGCCAGCGGCCAGTTGCGCCAGGCGCTGTAGAGGCCGTAGAGGCCGAGCGGAACGGCAATGACGCCGCAAATCAGCGGAAGAATGAATCCGGAATCATCTACCTTGCTAATGCCATAGCGAGTGTAGGCGTTGTAAGCCATGAAGGCCGCGACCAGCAGGAGCACCGGCCCGGCGACGACAATCAGCCCACTGAAGATGACGTTGATCCAGCGGCCCGATTTTGCCGGGCTGTGATCGCTTTTGAACGCGCCCAGTCCGACGACGGAAGCAAAAGGTGAAGACGGATCAGGTTGCATTTGCGCCTCCTAATTCAATCTGCAATCTAAAATCCAAAATCAACACTCGGCCACAATTTGCCCGTCAGCCGTCACCCAGGCGCGAGCCAGGCGCGGGGTGTTGAAAGCGTGGCCGACCCGGCCTTGGGTGTCAATGACGATGATGCCGCCGAGTCCTTTCACGCGCTCGGCGAGTTGTTTGATGACGGCGTCGGCGGCTTGTTGGGCGGTGTGCCCGCTGGCGATCAAGTCGCAGGCGGCTTTGCTGATGACGATCTTCATGAGCGATTCGCCCCAGCCGGTGGCCGAGGCCGCGCCGCTGAAATCGTCGGCGTAAGCGCCGCTGCCGATGAGGGGGCTGTCGCCGACCCGGCCCGGGAGCTTGAAGGCGGTTCCCCCGGTGGATGTCGCCACTGCTAAATGGCCGTTCGCGTCGCGGGCGACGGCTCCCACCGTGTCGTGGGCAAATTCCACATCGGCCAAATCTTCGCCGGATTCTTGAATCTTCTGCCAGCGTTCCAGTTCGCGAGAGGTGATCAAATTCTCTTCGGGCCAGTCTGGCACGCCATGCCGCCGGGCGAAGGCCTCGGCGCCCGCGCCCACCAGCAGGTTATGCTTGCTTTTTTCCATCACCAGCCGGGCCAGGCTGACGGGGTTCTGCACCCGTTGCACGGCGGCAATTGCGCCGTTGTTGAGCGTCACGCCATCCATGATGATGGCGTCCATTTCGACGTAACCGGCGGCGTTGAGGCACGAGCCGCGCCCGGCGTCGAAGGCCGGGTCATCTTCGAGAACTTTCACCGCCGCTTCGACCGCGTCCAACGCCGAGCCGCCTTTTTGCAGAACTTCCCAGCCGGTTTGGGCCGCGACGCGGCAACCGTGAATGTAATCCGGCACTTCGGCGTCGGGGATGTTGCCTGCGCCGCCATGAACGATGAGGGAAGGGGTTATCATGGGTTTGGATTATACTCTGAGTGAACAATTGGCAAATCCCAATTCTCAACTCCCAAAATCCCAAATCCCAACTTCCAACAATGCCTGTCATCGAATCCCAACTCAACCCAAACGACGAACGCTTCAAAGAGAACGCCGAACACAACCGGGCGCTGGCCGAAGAATTGCGGACGCGGCTGGCGCAAGCCCGGCAGGGTGGCGGCGAGAAGTATCAGCGGCGGCACGAGGCGCAGGGCAAGTTGTTTGTGCGCGAGCGCATTGACAAACTGCTCGATCCCAATTCTCCATTTCTCGAATTCTCCCCATTGGCGGCCTGGCACATGTATCACAACGAAGCGCCGGGCGCGGGCCTCGTCACCGGCATTGGCCGCGTGAGCGGGCGCGAGTGCCTGATTGTGGCCAACGACGCGACGGTAAAAGGCGGCTCCTACCTGCCGATGACGGTGAAGAAGCATTTGCGGGCGCAGGAGATCGCGCAAGAGAATCGACTGCCGTGCATTTATCTGGTGGACTCTGGCGGCGCGTTTTTGCCATTGCAGGCCGAGGTCTTTCCCGACCACGATCACTTTGGCCGCATCTTCTACAACCAGGCGCGGATGAGCGCGCTGGGCATCCCGCAGATTGCGGCGGTGATGGGCAGTTGCACGGCAGGCGGGGCCTACGTTCCGGCGATGAGCGACGAGACAGTGATTGTTCAAGGGACGGGCACGATCTTTCTGGCCGGGCCGCCGCTGGTGAAGGCGGCGACGGGTGAAGAAGTGACCGCCGAGGAGTTGGGCGGCGCGTGGGTTCACACTCACAAGTCCGGCGTGGCCGACCATTTTGCCGAGGACGATGAGCAGGCGCTGGAGATGGTGAGAGAAATCGTTGCGACACTGGGAGACGAAGGACGAAGGACGATGGACGGTAGACAACAATCGTCGGTCGTCGGTCGTCCGTCGTCGGTGGAAGAACCGCTGTATCCTGCTGAGGAGTTGTATGGGATTATTCCAAAGTCGTTCCGCGAGTCTTATGATGCGCGGGAGGTGATTGCGCGGCTGGTGGACGGGAGCGAACTGCGCGAGTTCAAGGCCAACTACGGCACGACGCTGGTGACGGGCTTTGCCCGCATTGACGGTTTCCCCGTCGGCATCATTGCCAACAACGGGGTACTGTTCAGCGAGAGCGCCTTGAAGGGCGCGCACTTTGTCGAACTTTGCGCGGCGCGGGACATCCCGCTATTGTTTTTGCAGAACATCACCGGCTTCATGGTCGGGCGCGAATACGAGGCGGGCGGCATCGCCAAAGACGGGGCCAAGATGGTGCATGCCGTCGCCAACGCCCGCGTGCCCAAGTTTACAATCATCATCGGCGGCAGTTTTGGCGCGGGCAACTACGGCATGTGCGGGCGGGCCTACCAGCCGCGCTTCCTGTGGATGTGGCCCAACGCTCGCATCAGCGTGATGGGCGCTGAGCAGGCGGCCAACGTTCTACTGACGGTGAAGCAGGATCAACTGGCCCGCGAGGGCAAGCCGCCGATGTCGCCCGAAGAGGCAACCGCTTTCAAACAGCCCACGCTCGACAAGTACGAAGCCGAAGGCAGTCCCTATTACTCGACGGCGCGGCTTTGGGATGATGGGATTCTTGATCCGGTGGAGACGCGGCGTGCCCTGGGGTTGGCGATTGCGGCGGCTTACAATGCGCCGGTGGAGGAGACGAAGTATGGCGTGTTCAGAATGTGAGGAGGGAGAAGATGACGGATATTCAACCGATTGAATCATGCCTGAAGTTCTCTAAAATTCTCATCGCCAACCGCGGCGAAATCGCCGTCCGCATCATCCGCGCTTGCAGGGAAATGGACATTCGCACTGTTGCCGTTTACTCCGAAGCTGATGCCAACGCACTCCACACTCGGCTGGCCGACGAAGCTGTGCCCATCGGCCCGCCCGCGCCGCGCGAGTCCTACTTAAAAATTGATCGCCTGCTCGAAGCCGCCCGGAACACAAACGCCGACGCCATTCATCCGGGCTACGGCTTCCTGTCCGAGAACGCCGACTTCGCCGAGGCGGTTGCGGCGGCAGGCATTGTGTTCATTGGCCCGCCTGCCGAAGCCATTCGCAAAATGGGAAGCAAGACCGGAGCGCGAACCATGATGGAACAGGCTGGGGTGCCTGTGGCGTCGGGCTTCTCGCCGATGAACAATGAAATAATGAACAATGAACAATGGGCTGGAGCGGCAAAAAAGATTGGCTATCCGGTGCTGGTGAAGGCGGCGGCGGGCGGCGGCGGCAAAGGGATGCGGATCGTTCGCGCGCCGGATGAACTGGACGAGGCAGTGGCGGCGGCCCGGCGCGAGGCGGCCAATGCCTTTAGCGACGATAGCATCTTTCTCGAAAAGTACATTGAGAGTCCGCGCCACATTGAGTTTCAGGTGTTGGCCGACTCGTTCGGAGAGACCGTTCACTTGTTTGAGCGTGAGTGTTCCATTCAGCGTCGTCATCAGAAAATTATTGAAGAGACGCCGTCGCCGTTCCTCACAAGGGAAATAAGAGAAAAGATGGGAAATGCGGCGGTGGCGGCGGCCCGGGCCGTCGGCTATGCCAGCGTAGGCACGGTTGAGTTCATCGTTGAACCGTCCGGCAATTTCTACTTTTTGGAAATGAACACCCGCCTGCAAGTGGAGCACCCGATCACTGAAATGATGACCGGCGTGGATTTGGTGAAGGCCCAAATTCGAATCGCGGCGGGCGAGCGCCTCTGGTTCGGGCAACGTGATCTTTCGCAACGCGGCCACGCCATTGAGTGCCGGGTCTACGCCGAAGACCCGGCCAATAATTTTTTTCCGTCGGTCGGGAAGATCGAGGAGGCCATTGAACCAGTCCGCCCCGGCGTGCGCGTGGATGCCGGCGTGGCGGCGGGCGACGAGGTCTCGATCCACTACGATCCGATGATCGCCAAAGTGATTGCCCACGCCGAGACTCGCGCCGACGCAATCCGCAAGATGGATGCGGCGCTGGCTGACTACAAGTTGACAGGCATCACCACCAATATTTCATTTTTGCGTGCCGTGCTGGCTCACCCGGCTTTTGGGCGGGGCGAGACGACGACGCATTTTATTGAAGAGCATTTGAGGGATTGGCAACCAGAGGCACAGGAGTCAGAAGTCAGGAGTCAGAAGCCAGAATTGAGAGCAATGGCGGCAGACCCCTGGGAACGCGCGGATGGTTTCAGGCTGGGGACGGGCGCGGCGGCAGGTAGTGGGCGGCAGGCGAGCGGGGGCGTGAAGCGAGAAGCGGCCAAACGACAAACGACACGGGCGGGCGGCCACGAGGCGCTGGAGGCGGCAATGCCGGGCCTGGTGCGAAACGTGCTGGTAAAAGAAGGCGATTTGGTGGAAAAAGGCCAGGCGCTGGTGCTGTTGGAGGCGATGAAGATGGAGATTCGGGTGGCCGCACCGCACGCCGGGAAGGTCGTCAAAGTGCTGGTTTCACCCGGCGAGACGGTTGACCGGGGCCAGCGGCTGATTGAACTCGGCCATTGACGAGAGTCGCCGGGCGGGGTATCATCTCGCCGCTTTGAAGTTCACGGCGAAGGAGGTGATTATTGATGACTGTTGTCAATTTACGACCGAATGAATCGCAGGACCAACTGCTCAAGCGCTTCAAGAAGAAAGTGATGAAGAGCGGGCTGTTGACTACTCTGCGCAACAAACGCTGGTTCGTTTCCAAGAGCGAGACTCGCCGCATGGAAAAGAAGAAAGCGATTCGCCGCCTGCGCCGCAAACGCCGCCCTTCGTTCGACGAATAGAAACATGGCCCCTCGTTTGAGGGGCCATGTTTTTTAACTTGCAGTAGGCGTCTTGCTATTAGTGGTTGATCCCCGCCCGCGCCAGCACGTTGTGGGCGGCGCGAATGACGGGCATGTCTACCATGCGGCCCTCGAAGGCGAAAGCGCCCGCGCCTTTGGCCTGATGCTCTTCGTGAGCCTGCACCAGCCGCCGGGCGCGCTCCACTTCCTCAGGCGAGGGGCAGAAGGCTTCGAGGATGGGCGCGATCTGCTTGGGGTGAATGGCGAGTTTGCCGCTGTAGCCAAGCTCGACGATGGCGCGAGTCTCGTCGCGCAGCCAGGCCTCATTTTGCAAATTGACGAACGGCGTATCAATTGCCTGCAGGTCGAAGGCGGCGGCGTACGCGGCGATGGCGCTTCGGGCGTAGAGCAGGTTGGCGCTATCGCGGTCGCGGGTTCTCGCGCCGCCCACGCTGGCAGTGTAGTCGTCGGCCCCAAAACACAAGGCGGCTACACCGGGCACGGCGGCGATTTCCTTCAAGTTGATCAGCCCTTTGGCGGTTTCGATCATCAGCAACAGCGGCAGGTCGGTTTGGCGGTGAAGCCAGTCTATTTGTTCAGCCGACTCGGCTTTGGGGAGCATGATGGCTTCGGGGCGGGCGGGGAGGGCGATGGTCAAATCGTCGGCTTCCAGCCCGGAGCCGATTGGGTTGATGCGGACGACTCTTTCGACGGAGCCAAAGTCCAACTCGGTCAGGGCGGCGGCGATGACAACGCGGGCTTCGGCCTTGCGGTTGAGAGCCACGCCGTCTTCCAGGTCCATGATGACCGAGTCGGGTTGGGCGGCAATGCCCTTTTCAATTTTGCGGCGGTCGTCGCCAGGCATGAAGAGGAGGGCGCGGCGGAGGCGGGTCATTCGCGGAACTGCTGGAGGTAAACTACTGCGTTATAAAGTTCATCGGCGGTTAGTTTGTCCAAGAGGGTCAATGTCCAGTGAAGCAGAATGGCGTATTGATCCAATGACAACTCCGGCGAGATAATAACACCCCAATGATCTTGTCCGCTTTCGATCCGTTCGTCTGCGGCGAGCTTGAACCTGTGATCAAAAGTCAGCACCGCCATTTGGTGTTCTGCGGCGTAAGCCAGATGAACTGAGTCGTCCCAGTTGAAATGTCGCAAAGCCTGCGCGCTTTCTGCCTGATAACCCTTTTCCCTCAAGTCTTCTGCAAGCTTGGCTGATATATGCTCGTCGGTGTATAGCGCAATAAACAAACGCAGGCCGTCGCTCATTTGGCGCTAGCTTTCAGCCTTTCATTCTTGCGTTTATTTCCGTTGTGGGAAGGGCTATGTTTTTTAGGCTCTTGCCGCAAGATATAGAAGCCGCTCTTATCCAACTTGAAACCCATTTTCTCCAAATTGTTGGGGGCGGCTCGTTGCTCGGCCAGCTCTTTGTTGATTTCATCCGAGTGGTCAAGATAATAGCTAATCGCGTCATGAACCCAGGCGGCTCTGAGGTGCGGGTAATGATGCAAAATATCGTTCACGCTATTCCCTGCCCGATGAAATCGCGCGATCAACCAGACAGGGATTCCTGTTCCGCGAATGTGCGGACTGCCTGACCGATTATTTGGCGGATTTTGCACAATATGTGGGTGCTCGGTCGGAGTGTCCTTTTGGCGTTTAGATCGGGTTCGAGTTACCGTCTTCATGTTGCCAATTATACCCCCGGCCTTCTGAGAAACATCACAGTCCGTTCCACTTCCACTACCACTGTCCCATCCTGCTTGCGCCCGATATGCTTTAGGCGGATGATGCCTCGATCCGGTTTGGAGGCCGACTCGCGCTTCTCCAACACATCGGTTTCGACGTAGATCGTGTCGCCGTGAAAGACAGGGTTGGGGTGGACGACGCGCTCGTAGCCCAGGTTGGCGACGATGGTGCCCTCGGTCAGGTCGGGCACAGTGAGGCCGATGACCAGGCCAAAGGTATAGATGCCGTTGACAATGCGCTGGCCGAATTGAGTTTTGGCGGCGAAGTCCTCGTTGAGGTGCAGAGGCTGGGTGTTCATCGTCAGGGCGCAGAACAGCACGTTGTCGGCCTCGGTGACGGTGCGCCCCAGGCTATGTTGGATGTGGTCGCCCACGTTCAGGTCGTCGAAGTATTTGCCGGGCATAAGAGAACGAAGGACGATAGACGAAAGACGACGGATGGTCGTCATTTGTCATTCGTCATTTGTCATTTCTTCTCCCCAAACTTCGCCGTCAACAACTCCGTCAGCGTCGGCTGGCCGATCTCTTGCAGTTCGTAACGCACGCGCTGAGCCGGCTTGTCGAACTTGATCAGGCGGCTGAGGTCAATTGGGGTGGCGACAACGACCACGTCTGCCGGAGTGTTGTTGATCGTCTGCCGCAGTTCTTCGGTCTGCTTCGCGCCGTAGCCCATCGCCGGCAGCACCGCGCCGGTCGTTGGATACTTTTTGTAAGTGGCGATGATACTGCCGACGGCATACGGTTTCGGATCAATAATCTCCGCCGCCCCGAAACGTTTGGCCGCCACCACGCCGGCCCCGTAAGCCATCTCGCCGTGAGTGAGGGTGGGGCCGTCTTCGACCACCAGCACCCGCTTGCCGCGAATGGCCTCCGGGTCGTCCACAAAGATCGGGGAAGCCGCCTCGACGATAGCGGCTTTGGGATTCAGGCCGCGCAGACTCTCGCGCACACTCATCACCGCGCTGGAGTCCGCCGTGTCCACTTTGTTGATCACCAGCGCATCGGCCAGCCGCACGTTGGCCTCGCCTGGGTGATAGCTGGACTCGTGGCCGGGGCGGTGCGGGTCGGCCACCACAATGTGATAATCGCTGACGTAAAACGGCAGGTCGTTGTTGCCGCCGTCCCACAACACAATGTCCACTTCCTTCTCGGCCTCGCGCACAATCTTCTCGTAGTCCACCCCGGCGAACACCACCACGCCCCGATCAATGTGCGGCTCGTACTCTTCGCGCTCTTCGATGGTGCAGTTGTATTCTTCGAGATCGTCGTATTCGGCAAAACGTTGGACGTTCTGGGCGATGAGGTTGCCGTAAGGCATAGGGTGGCGAATGGCGGCCACGTTGTAGCCCAGCCCGCGCAAAATGCTGGCCACGTGGCGCGAGGTCTGGCTCTTGCCCGCGCCGGTTCGCACCGCGCCGATGGAAACGACGGGCTTGGTGGATTTGACCTGCGTGTGCCGCAGGCCGAGCAGGCTGAAATCGGCGCCGGCGGCCAACACCTGAGAAGCCTTGTGCATCACATAGTTGTGCGAAATGTCGCTGTAGCTGAACACAACTTCGTCTACTTTCAGATCGGCGATCAGTTTGAGCAGTTCTTCTTCGCCATAAATGGGAATGCCTTTGGGATAGTTCGGCCCGGCCAGTTCAGGCGGGTAAGCCCGCCCGGCGATGTCGGGAATCTGGGTGGCAGTGAAGGCTACCACTTCCACTTGATCGTTCTGGCGATAATACGTGTTGAAATTGTGGAAGTCGCGCCCGGCGGCTCCCATGATCAAAATGCGTTTTTTGGACATAGGTCTCCTGGAATTTTCTACCGGCTCTGGCGAGCGCGATAGGTGATGGCGGTGAGGAGGATGCTGAGGAAGTACAGGGCGATGAGCGGCCCCATGACCAGCATCATGTTGAAGGGGTCAACTGTGGGCGTGATGGCGGCGGCGATGATGGCGATGGCGACGATGGCAATTCGCCAGGCTCTGAGCAAAATTCGCGGGCTGACGATACCCAATCTTCCCAGAAAGGCAAACACCAATGGCATCTCGAACGAGATGCCGACCCACAGCGTGAGCGAGAGCACGAACGGCACGAAGCGTTCAGCCGTCCATCCGATCTGAAACAGCTCAACGCCAAAGTTAGCCAGAAAGTCTATGGCCGCTGGAATCATAATGAACCAGGCGAAGCTTGCGCCGATCAGAAATAGAATGAGCGCGCCCGGAATGATAAAGAAGCGAAGCAGATTCGCTAGCCGTTTCTCCTGTTGCGTTTCAAAGGCGGGAATGGCAAAGCCAATTAACTGGTAAATGACAAATGGCGAAGCGGCGGCAGACCCCAGAGTCAAGCCCACCCGGATCAAGGTTGAAATGCCCTCGGTCGGGCTGAGAATTTGCAGTTTTTCACCGTAAGGTTCGATCAAGAACTTCAGCACCGGTTCGGCGAAGAGCAGACCGGCTGTGCAAAAGACCAGCAGGATGATGGCCGCATTGCGAATGGTGATAGCTAAGTCTTCGAGATGCTCCAGGAAGCTGGTTGCTTCCTTGCGTGCTCTGGTTCGTGTTGCCATAGTTAACTTTTGGGCTTGCTCACCCAGGCTGAATAGGACGGCTTGGGCGGAGCGGAGGTGGTCGACTCG
Coding sequences within it:
- the gltB gene encoding glutamate synthase large subunit; protein product: MPHPSFSNSSLSPYAPRFDRGGCGIGFVADQHGRPSHALLLQALEALNNLQHRGALSADARTGDGAGVLTPLPRNLFAREAERLTGHSVNPDQLAVGVFFFQPDTAEQCMALAESALAAQGLRLLCWREVPTHPDAIGERARATMPRIMQAIIYNQLPITNYQFERSLYLARKHFERHARPLGAYVPSFSSRTIVYKGLLLAPQLPAFYADLQDPDYEAPLAVFHQRYSTNTLPTWQRAQPFRVLCHNGEINTLQGNINWMKTREPQLDLSGLLRPVIDTGGSDSAMLDNAAELLMMGGRDIRHALTMLVPPAWEKLPDLTDAVRDFYEYHTCLTEPWDGPAALVFTDGATVGATLDRNGLRPCRYVVTEDGLIAAASEAGAVAVDEARVLVKGKLGPGQMIAVDTARGLFFEDGQIKAELAARKPYGVWVRDNLRKLPATATRSGHQPREATISQQAAFGYTNEELVTVIRPMVENKAEAIGSMGDDTSPAVLSDKPRPLFGYFRQRFAEVTNPPIDPLREELVMSLRVRLGARGNFVAETPEQARLLELDSPFLTDAQLAALKADPELKAVTLSTLFRAAEGAPGLQLALDRLCAEAEQAARAGAQAIVLSDRGVDAEHTFIPSLLALGAVHHHLLRSDLRVQVDLVVESGEPREVHHFAALVGYSAAAINPYLVLAAAAGSGRDQVSPEEAAARYLHAAERGLLKIMSKMGISTVDAYCGAQIFEVIGLSSEVVDVYFVGTASHLEGLGLDGIADIVLAWHRAAFGVDRPSLDSPGFYKFKRNGEQHAFSPAVVHALRDAVRTPGALNGHWAEGHSAYKRYSKLQHSRAPVDVRDLLDFHTNYQLPITTDQVESIPTIIRRFSTAAMSHGALSKEAHETMAIAMNRLGAWSNSGEGGEDPARYYGESNDRIKQVASARFGVTPAYLVSADELQIKMAQGSKPGEGGQLPGHKVTAEIAAIRHATPGVTLISPPPHHDIYSIEDLAQLIYDLRQINPRAIISVKLVAQAGVGTIAAGVAKAGADAILISGSSGGTGASPLSSIKYAGIPWELGLAETQYVLIENGLRERVRLRADGGLRTGRDVVVAALLGADEYSFGTAAVVAEGCLMARACHLNTCPAGIATQRPELRAKFDGTPEQIMAFFMHAAEEVREILASLGLESLDEAIGRVELLKQMAAPRERPLDLSRLLLAPPGDGSRRYTGEPNRVPSDSPLNEQLLADCEQHSILDHPWRPLRRESFVYHITNRDRAFGARLAGEIAMRYGDAGLPEGTIKVTLRGSAGQSFGAFGVPGLNLTLMGEANDDVGKGLAGGRIVIKQTSEVSPVFGASEVWGSEVWAESPVLAGNTVLYGATGGEVFIAGRAGERFAVRNSGATAIVEGVGDHGCEYMTGGLAIILGSIGYNFAAGMTGGVAFLLDEDGRAPARINGQLVQVEAPSDEDLEMLRVWIAQHAQLAASNKAQALLDNWAEASKQFLKVAPKDQPAAGLIPVISPGLAVPVPG
- a CDS encoding isoaspartyl peptidase/L-asparaginase encodes the protein MITPSLIVHGGAGNIPDAEVPDYIHGCRVAAQTGWEVLQKGGSALDAVEAAVKVLEDDPAFDAGRGSCLNAAGYVEMDAIIMDGVTLNNGAIAAVQRVQNPVSLARLVMEKSKHNLLVGAGAEAFARRHGVPDWPEENLITSRELERWQKIQESGEDLADVEFAHDTVGAVARDANGHLAVATSTGGTAFKLPGRVGDSPLIGSGAYADDFSGAASATGWGESLMKIVISKAACDLIASGHTAQQAADAVIKQLAERVKGLGGIIVIDTQGRVGHAFNTPRLARAWVTADGQIVAEC
- the rocF gene encoding arginase, whose translation is MRNIRIFGVPMDLGQRRRGVDMGPSALRYAGLNDQLRKIGHTITDNGNLIVPLPENEPPDNSRARHLHSIASVCRDVYANALACLEQHETAVFLGGDHSISIGTVSAMDTHGENVGVIWVDAHGDFNTPDITPSGNVHGMALAALLGRGPAELTDIGRPGAKLKPSEAVIIGARDLDAQERVALRESGILVITMRDIDEMGMAAAARQALERLGRMNKLHISLDMDSLDPNEAPGVGTPVPGGLTYREAHLLMEILSDSGKVSSLDIVEVNPVLDDRNRTAKLGVELATSLFGQRIL